A section of the Canis lupus baileyi chromosome 5, mCanLup2.hap1, whole genome shotgun sequence genome encodes:
- the ALDH4A1 gene encoding delta-1-pyrroline-5-carboxylate dehydrogenase, mitochondrial has translation MLLPLPPALRRALLARPWRDPGLWWKHTSSLKVANEPVLAFTQGSPERDALQKALKDLKGRTEAIPCVVGDEEVWTLDVQYQVSPFNHGHKVAKFCYADKALLNRAIEASLAARKEWDLKPVADRAQIFLKAADMLSGPRRAEVLAKTMVGQGKTVIQAEIDAAAELIDFLRFNAKFAVELEGQQPLSVPPSTNSVVYRGLEGFVAAISPFNFTAIGGNLAGAPALMGNVVLWKPSDTAMLASYAVYRVFREAGLPPNIIQFVPADGPTFGDTVTSSEHLCGINFTGSVPTFKHLWKQVAQNLDRFRTFPRLAGECGGKNFHFVHRSADVGSVVSGTLRSAFEYGGQKCSACSRLYVPQSLWPQIKGRLLEEHGRIKVGDPTEDFGTFFSAVIDAKSFGRIKKWLEHARSSPSLTILAGGKCDDSVGYFVEPCIVESKDPQESIMKEEIFGPVLTVYVYPDDKYKETLRLVDSTTSYGLTGAVFAQDKDVVREATTMLRNTAGNFYINDKSTGSVVGQQPFGGARASGTNDKPGGPHYILRWTSPQVIKETHEPLGDWRYSYMQ, from the exons atgctgctgccgctgccgccCGCGCTCCGCCGTGCCCTGCTGGCGCGGCCCTGGAGGGACCCCGG GCTGTGGTGGAAGCACACCTCTTCCCTGAAGGTGGCCAATGAGCCAGTCTTGGCATTCACGCAGGGCAGCCCCGAGCGAGATGCGCTCCAGAAG GCTTTGAAGGACCTCAAGGGCCGGACGGAAGCCATCCCCTGTGTGGTGGGGGATGAGGAGGTGTGGACCTTGGACGTGCAGTACCAGGTGTCG CCCTTCAACCATGGACACAAGGTGGCCAAGTTCTGCTATGCGGACAAG GCCCTACTCAACAGAGCCATCGAGGCCTCTTTGGCCGCCAGGAAAGAGTGGGACCTGAAGCCCGTTGCAGACCGGGCCCAGATCTTCCTGAAGGCGGCCGACATGCTGAGTGGGCCTCGCAGGGCAGAGGTCCTAGCCAAGACCATGGTGGGACAG GGCAAGACGGTGATCCAAGCGGAGATTGACGCGGCGGCGGAGCTCATCGACTTCCTCCGGTTCAACGCCAAGTTTGCCGTGGAGCTAGAGGGGCAGCAGCCGCTCAGTGTGCCGCCCAGCACCAACAGCGTCGTGTACCGGGGGCTGGAG GGCTTCGTGGCGGCTATCTCCCCCTTTAACTTCACGGCGATCGGCGGCAACCTGGCGGGGGCCCCGGCCCTGATG GGCAACGTGGTCCTGTGGAAGCCCAGCGACACGGCCATGCTGGCCAGCTATGCCGTCTACCGTGTCTTCCGGGAGGCTGGCCTGCCCCCCAATATCATCCAGTTTGTGCCGGCTGACGGGCCCACGTTTGGCGACACCGTCACCAGCTCCGAGCACCTCTGCGGCATCAACTTCACAGGCAGCGTGCC CACCTTCAAACACCTGTGGAAGCAGGTGGCCCAGAACCTAGACCGGTTCCGCACCTTCCCACGCCTGGCCGGAG agtGCGGGGGCAAGAACTTCCACTTCGTGCACCGCTCGGCCGACGTGGGCAGCGTGGTGAGCGGGACCCTGCGCTCGGCCTTCGAGTACGGCGGCCAGAAGTGCTCAGCGTGCTCCCGCCTCTACGTGCCGCAGTCGCTGTGGCCACAGATCAAAGGGCGGCTGCTGGAGGAGCACGGCAGGATCAAAGTGGGCGAC CCAACAGAGGATTTCGGGACCTTCTTCTCCGCTGTGATTGATGCCAAG TCCTTCGGCCGCATCAAGAAGTGGCTGGAGCACGCCCGCTCCTCACCCAGCCTCACCATCCTGGCCGGGGGCAAGTGTGACGACTCTGTGGGCTACTTCGTGGAGCCCTGCATCGTCGAGAGCAAGGACCCTCAGGAGTCCATCATGAAGGAG GAGATCTTCGGGCCGGTGCTGACCGTGTACGTCTACCCCGACGACAAGTACAAGGAGACGCTGCGGCTGGTCGACAGCACCACCAGCTACGGCCTCACGGGGGCAGTGTTCGCCCAGGATAA GGACGTCGTCCGGGAGGCCACCACGATGCTGAGGAACACGGCCGGCAACTTCTACATCAACGACAAGTCCACCGGCTCCGTGGTGGGCCAGCAGCCCTTTGGGGGGGCCCGAGCCTCTG GAACCAATGACAAGCCGGGTGGGCCCCACTACATCCTGCGGTGGACGTCGCCCCAGGTCATCAAGGAGACCCACGAGCCTCTGGGCGATTGGCGCTACTCCTACATGCAGTGA